Genomic segment of Odontesthes bonariensis isolate fOdoBon6 chromosome 10, fOdoBon6.hap1, whole genome shotgun sequence:
TGCTGGCCTCCCCGTTTGAGCTGTTTCAGTGACAAAGCACTGAGCGCTCAGTCGACACGTACCCTCGCACGCTAAAACTGTCCGACTGTATTGATGGCCATTTCTCTATAAACATTCCTCCCTCTTCCCCTGTTGCTCATAATTCCTGTCTTGTGAAACCTCAAGTGTTTTCTGAATGGAATGGAACGGATCCGAAGTTAAAGTCGAGAAACTAACCCATACTGGGGTTTCTACATACTCCATCCAAGGGGTGCTTCCTttctgattttcatgtttttccagGCAAATCCCACACTCCAGTGGACAGTAACCAGAGTGTGAGAAAGCTTTGAGACACAACACACACTATCTGGGACTCCACACCCAGTGTCGCCTTATCCAGCCCACCTCCCTCTATTCTGCCTGCTGAACTTTGGCACTCACTCTCTCCTCTTATTTTCTTTCCATTGTTggttcacacacacgcacacacacacacacacacacacgcacacactagACTGTGTTTTGCTGCTGCCTGTGGCCCTCAGTTTGTATTTATCACCCCATTTCATTCAAACTCTAGCTTTGACCCTCACCTCCTTTTATATGTGCTTCTCAggtctttctcctcctctcagtAGATTGGACTAGGGTCTCCTTGTCACTTGTCAGTGTGGGGTAGGTGTCAGAGGATTGAGGTTAAGCAGCCCTTTGTCTCGTTGCACTTGACACCGCATACCTTGTTATCGCTGGgcacaaaagaagaaaagctgTGTAGGGGAGCGAAGCATTAGGATTGTTTGTGTGCACAAGGGGAGTGTGTACGTGTTAACTGGGTAGAGAGTGTCTTGCATGAATGTTTGCTGCACAAACAGACTGCGTTTTGGGGTTCTAAATAGGTGGACTTTGTCATACCTCTGTTGCTCTCTTGCAAGCTCTGATAGCGGTGAGAGTCCTGGCAGTCCAAGGTCGAACGAGGAAGGGGTGGTGCTGAGTGAACGGTGGGAAAAGGGGGTGATGTTTGAGGAGATGAATGGTCCCCATGGGAAACTTGTTCACCTGTCTTCCTCTTTGCTCTGCTCACTATTTCCAACTGTTCCCAAAGTCCCTCGGTTTTGTCATTGTTCTGTGCTTAGCACAGTTATCTGCCAGATGCCAGAGTCGTATTTGGGTTTCATGGCGAGGAGAAGGTTTTTGTTTACTAATCATGTTTGTTCACAGGGGCTAATGTAAGACCAAACAATGGTGCCATCGCTTGGCGTAGTTGTAATTAGACTTAGCTGGCAACATGTGAAGTTGAGAAGATTTGTTTTAAAGAGGATTAATAATATGACTCAACTACTGCAAATATATTGGCtgaagttgtgtgtgtgtgtgtgtgtgtgtgtgtgtgtgtgtgtgtgtgtgtgtgtcagaggagtGCGGTGTGTATGCAGTTgtcttgtgtttgtgtggtAATTATGACTAACATAACAGTGTGGTGTTGCTGTTCTCTCTCCTAGGTGACATCACACAGAAGGGCTATGAGAAGAAGAGAGCCAAGCTGCTGGCCTCCTACATCCCCCATTTGCCAAGTAAGaccagctcttcttcttcttctgctcattGTGTTTTTTATCAACTTCTTTCTGAATCCGTCTTCTTTCTCCTGTGTTTGAATTTGACCTTTTGTCAAGGGACAAACATAAAGTGACTGCATTACATCAAAGAAACTTACCAAGTCAGGCTTTCCCGAAACTTGAATTTCCATTTTATCTGATGTTTCTGTCCCAGCTCCAAAGTGAATTGGACTGAAACCAACGCTTTGTTGGTGCCGTACTGTGAAAATGTATCATTTTACTGACTCCAGAGTGAGTGTAAATCTCTTTGTCTAAGTTGTCCAATAGAATATCTGGCTTTCTGTGGCACTCTAGTGGCCAAAATGAAAACTGCATTTTATATAGAATAGCCATACTGTCGATTTTGAAGATTCAATGTAGTTTGACTCGGGTTTTCTTGACCCTGTGATTGTTCATAGAGAGTGGGATGTTTCTCTGTATTACTCTGAGCCAGTCACCTCTGTACCTATTGGAGAGCTGATCTGCTAGATTTATTCAGTCAGCTGCTGGGCACACAAGGGTTTTTGTGTTTCCTCAGGAAGGATTGCGCCACATTAACAAAAGCATGAAAAAATATCCTTTTTCATGTGTCACAGTAAGCTCATTTCCAAAGAGCAAAACTAAACTTCCTTCTCTGTTAGTTTGACCTTGGTCTGCTTCTGCTTGTGCTACCACGTGATTCATGCTGAGTGATTACACCCAAAGGACATCGAAAGACTTGTACAAATCTTAGATCGTTTCCATATTCAATGCTTTGTTGGTTTTTAGTGGGTTCTGTTGAGTGATTGACAGTTTACCATCAACGTCAACAGATGCCGAGAAACTTTGTTCGCACAAGGATGATTTTGTGCTCCTACGCCCGTCTTCTTTGGTCCTTTTGTTCCTCAAAGCCACCCACTCTGCAAGTGCTGCTGCCCTCTTAAAAAAGAAGACCGTAGACTAGAATACATTTGCTTTAATATAACCTAGTTTCATATATTCTGTTGATAGTGTAAGTTGCATCAGTGTAGTACATATCTTTTTAAGTTTCTGAGGTTCTGTAGTGAGGCTAAATTTAGATAGATTCTCAGCGAATCATGTAATATTTATGCCTACACGTTGTTGTAATGGCATTATGTAAAGCAAGAGTTTGCTTTAGTTGTGTGTGACGTTCCTAAAACCCCATGTTGGTTTTGCACGTTATTTATTAACGTTGAGCTACACATATCTGCATTGACTTTGTGCATGCTCGCTTCTGTTCTTTAGATGTGGGTCTTTCTCTGCCAGATGTACAGCTTTCCCCAAGCCACAGTGCCGACCCGAGCCCGAGTCCCGAGGCGCCGGGCCCCTCCACCTCTTCAGCCTCCAGACACCATCGTGCACACCGCAGTGGAGGGGCCAGGGACGAGCGCTACAGATCGGGTATACAGCAGACTATACGACTAAAACCTATTCCAAAAACAACTTTCCACCCAAAGTAAAGTTTTAAGCCAGCTTGCTCACCATTTAGGTAATTTATTTTCTGGTTTGTGTCCGtgtatttgttctttttgtgtagACATCCATACAGAGGCTGTGCAGGCGGCTCTGGCCaaacacaaagaagagaagATGGCACTCCCTATGCCAACCAAGAGACGCTCCGCCTTTGTTCAGTCTCCTCTAGACACCTGCACACCTCCAGGTAAACCTAATATCTCACCCACTGTGCAGGTGGCTTTGTTGGTTATGACCTTAAAGGTTGTTTCCGCCAACTCCATGTCAAAATGATAAATGTATAAAACTTAATGGTTTTAAGATTGTGTGAAAAACCGAAAGCTAAATTAAATCTACGTGTGGTGGGCGTTTCCTGTTATTTTTCAGACACGTCCTCTGCATCAGAGGATGATGGCTCTCTCCGCAGAAAGGCAGCACTTAGCGCAGTGCTCGCCCAGAGCCTCCAGAGCCCTGATTACTGGATCAATCGCTCCGTCCAAAGCTCTTCCACTTCTTCATCTGCTTCCTCAACCCTCTCCCATGGAGAGCCTAAGACTCAGCCTCAGCCCCAGCCTCCGCCTGCTGCATCTTTGCTAGCCGACGTACTGGCTCACACACGCATAGGTAAACTTTGCTTAATGGAGAGTTCCACTGTTGGCTGATCACAACTactgatgttgtttttgtcctTCACAATGCTCATGCTTATCTCATCCAACAGAAAACAGTGTCCCCCCGGATGTGACATCTTCCACTCCACAGGATAGGGGGTCCAGGGTGGACGTTCCCCCAGCAGTCAAGGGAATGAGTCGTGGACAGAGCCGCTCcagcatactggatactgctgACGGTAAACTCACACAAAGCAGGAGGTTGATAAATGTCTTTTATTGGATAAAGTGGGGGTTTGGGGATCTAACTTATGAACTACAAGTGTGAAACTTTGGTTTCTGTCGcctgttttttcttcaaatCAGGAGGTTATACCATTTGCATGTTTTAATCATGGCAATGATGAACATATTTCTGTTTTGCATTGACCATAAGGCTCACTGTGTGGCAGTGACAAAGCTGATTGAATGTAATCAAATCAGGGTAAAATGTTGGCCGATAATCACCTTTTCAAAGTCATTGTCATTTCACTGCTGTGAATGCTGCTAATGACAGatattttgttctttcttttggGTCCATTAATCCTGTCCCTGTCTTGCCTTTcaattaaaaaaggaaagagaaaaggtAATATACATCGAACCCGGGGAAGGGGAGGGATGCTGAAGAGGCCCAGATCAGCTTGCTTTTCGTCCTATCTCTTTGTGTTCGTCTCGTGTCATAGGTTTAGGAGTAGAAAACTTCCTACCCTTGATTTTCCTTAAAACCATCCAACCTGTGTGTCCTTGCGTACAAATTTCCCTTTCGAATCCTTCCTGCTGCTGACTCTGATACTGACTGTGCTCTTGCGTAGGATTCTGCCTGTGTTGGAGCGTGTGATGGCGTAGAACTATAAGTTGGAAAGaactgcatgtgtgtgcgttaCCTTGTTTGTCTGCATATGTTTGTCATGACGGCTGTTCTTGGTGTTTGTCCAGGCGTGCCTGTCAACAGCAGGGTGTCCACTAAGATCCAGCAGCTGTTGAACACACTCAAGCGGCCCAAAAGACCACCACTCAGCGAATTCTTCCTCGATGACTCTGAGGAGATCGTAGAAGGTGAAGACCCATACTGGGCATCTGTTTGCAAATGCATTTATCAGGGTTGAAGTTCACTATCCTAAATGTCGGTTAAAGAAGAGCTCACAGTTTGTTGGATGGGTTGCTTCATTCTAATGGTAGTTTCGCTGTAATTTTAGATCTTAGAACTGTagaaaaaacatatttaaataaTGCCTTTTATGTTTTACTTGTGCTGACaaagctgataaaactgttCATAATAAACATGCTTCTTGTTTAGCACACATCTGTTAGTTTACGTCCCTTCTCAGACAAACGAAATCCTGCGTGTTTCTGTCTGAAATTCACTGGACTGCAGATGAGTTTCTTTCCAATGTGTGcctctttttttcaatttttttcaatttttttatgtatagTTCCCCAGCCAGATCCTAACACCCCAAAACCTGAGGGACGTCAAATCATCCCAGTGAAGGGGGAGCCTCTCGGAGTGGTCAGTAACTGGCCTCCTGCTCTGCAGGCCGCCCTCGCCCGCTGGGGGGCCACCCAGGCCAAGAGCCCTGCCCTCACAGTGCTGGACATCACTGGCAAACCCCTTTATACCCTCACATACGGTGGGCAAAACTTAAATATTAAACGACTAAAGATTTTGGTCGAGCCTCTCGGTTTACACAGTGATTTTCATGTTATTATGTCCACCTGAAGGAAGTGTCTTGTAAATGAGCttcatcaaataaaaaaaagatattagCAGGGTAGTTCCTCAGGTTGTAAAGCTGCTGTGACTTTGGGAGTTGAATGATCACATAATGATAATGCATTATAATtaaccccaaaaaaaaaaaaaaagaagacattttcaaagaattcttctccttttttcttcCACAGGCAAACTATGGAGTCGCAGTCTGAAGCTCGCCTATACATTACTAAATAAATTGGGCACCAAGACTGAGCCTGTCCTACAACCCGGAGATCGAGTAAGAGTTTGTCAGGCACTTCTTGGTAATCAAATGATAAAGGCACATGACAATGGGAATGGCTTTTTCTGCCCCTCAGGTGGCGTTGGTGTATCCAAACAGTGACCCTGGCATGTTCTGGGTGGCTTTCTATGGCTGTCTGTTAGCTGAGGTCATCCCTGTGCCTATCGAAGTACCACTGTCACGACAGGTACAGATGTCCGTTTAAGTGAATTACTCTGAGGTTGCCTCAGAGAAATATGAAGTAGGTGTAACTGTTGGAAGACCAGATAAAGTATAATGGAAGTAACCCAAAGGGACTGATGCTTTATCAATTTCTGTGCGATTCCAGTGCCTGTCTCTGCATCAGTGGTTGTTGTTTATGTTGTCAGCTAGAGTTTTTGCATCATTGTTTCAGCTTTGTAGACCAGTCCTCGTGTCTTCACAATCCTGGCCCTTGTGTCTGTACACAGGATGCAGGTAGCCAGCAGATTGGCTTCCTATTGGGCAGCTGCAGTGTGAGTTTGGCGTTGACCAGTGAGGTGTGCCTCAAAGGGCTGCCAAAGACTCCAAATGGAGAGATCGTACAGTTCAAAGGTCAGCAAGCTTAAACTgccttttttatatattttttattgcctttttcttgtttctttctACAGTTATTTTGCTCATTGCATTTTTGTACCGTAAGTGTTGctaatttttttaatgttttattttatgtccACATTTATGTCCACATTTATGTCCACATGTCCTTTAAATTGAGCTGTTTACTGTTTTGCGTTTGAGCTTGAAAATAAAACTGAGTTGAACCAGAGCTGCTGGCTCAACAGGAGTTGTAAATCCAGTTAACATCATATATACAATCTGATCTCCAGTGGCCAATGTGGCCCCACAATGGGGAGTGTTATATCATTGGCTTTTCAACATTAAAATGTAAAACGTCTCGTAATCCATGCAGCCAAAAGcccattttttctttgtgtcagCAATGTTTCTTCAGTGTGCTCCATcttctttgtggtgttgtgATAACAGGATGGCCAAGGATGAAATGGGTAGTGACGGATACCAAGTATCTGACCAAACCATCTAAAGACTGGCAGCCTCACATCCCCACTGCCAACACAGATACTGCCTACATAGAGGTATTTTAAGAAAATATGGAATTACAGTTTGATTGTATTTTCCAAATAGGTTGTCAGGTGAAtttacattcattttactgATCATAAATGAACGATTGAAGATTCAGAAAGAAAATTGGGAAATAGTTATGATGTTTTGATTACACCGTGAAACACCTTCATAGTCCAGCTATGCttttattttcctgttttttttttgtcgatttaaaaatgtaaaaactctTCATTTAACCAAGGGACACAATTTTTATTCCAAAATATATTTCTGATGATTGTTTTTGGCTCATTGATTGCCTTGGATCTTTTTCATGAATCTCACTGACATTCGTGTGTCTGATTCGTTCCCATCCAAGTACAAAGCGAGTAAGGAGGGAACAGTGATGGGTGTTGCTGTGTCCAAGATCTCCATGCTGACCCACTGTCAAGCCCTGACTCAGGCCTGTAACTACTGTGAAGGTCAGAACGTTTTGTCATGCATCTGTCAAATCGGTCTCTTGTCTGCTCTTTTATGTGTTTAAATGAGATGCTGATGCGTGCGTTTGTCTTAGGGGAGACACTGGTCAATGTGTTGGACTGCAAGAAAGACATGGGCCTGTGGCACGGCGTCTTAACGGTGAGGCTGGATGCAGGGATTTGTAAAGCCATGGGGATGCTCTTCGTGTCTTCAGCGGGACCGACTGTGAAACTGAAAATGTGTATCTTTCCTTGCAGAGTGTCATGAACAGAATCCACACCATCACTGTACCATATGCAGTCATGAAGGCCTGTCCCATCTCCTGGGTGCAGAGAGTTCACATTCACAAAGGTTCAGCCAAACAACCATTTTACTTTGATATTAAATGCTTCTACAGATGTACTTTTTCTTTGTAGTCTATTAGCATTTGTTTAGAATGATTACATATCAAGTATGACATGAAATTGACCACTTACCAGCCCACATGTTGAGTTAAGTTGGAAAAAGGTCAAGGAGATACATTTTAGAAAGCTCAAATGTATAATTAAGGAATGAGACAAACTTCTCTTTATACGATTTTACTTTTCTATAACATGTTGCTTTTACTTCCTTACAGTACGCGTTGCCTTGGTGAAGTGCCGTGACCTCCACTGGGCCATGATGGCCCACAAGGATCAGAAGGACACGAACTTGTCCTCTATTCGTATGCTTATAGTGGCTGATGGAGCTAACCCATGTGAGTAGCTTCTCCTCCACAAGCGCAGTCCCTTTGTGACATTTTAAACTTTGTGGATTAGTTTCAGTTATTGTTTTGGCTGATGTTTTTATCTCTTGCTTCCAACCAGGGTCTGTGTCGTCATGTGATGCCTTCCTGAATGTGTTCCAGTCTCACGGTTTGAAGCCTGAGGCCATTTGTCCATGTGCTACCTCTCCTGAGGCCCTGACTGTGGCCATACGCAGGTACCGCATCAACTTGAACTTGTTCTAAAAAGAGATGCTCTGATATTTAAACTAGTGACCTGTCATTTGAATTTTAGTAGCTTTTAAAATGTAGGGTTATACTTTTCTTGAATACTGTCGAGTTTTATGCAGGAAGATTGTTAGAGGCAGACTGAGTGAGAGGAAGAAAGTGAGGTGCACAGAGACTTAGACACCAGCTGACATTCAGAGTTCAGGGATTTCTTTGTACTAAGAATAGCAGGCATTTAAGtaattacatttatttaaacttataataatgaaaacctttaattaaaaaatttaatccaaaatgtttaatctgatgTTATTGTGTGGCCCACGCATGGTGAAAATATACTAGGAGAAAAATGTCCGGATTTTCGCCTTCTCTCCAGGCCTGGTGCACGAGGAGCTCCACTACCAGCAAGGGCCATCCTGTCCATGGGCGGGCTGAGCCACGGGGTGATCAGGGTCAACACAGAAGACAAGAACTCTGCTCTCACTGTACAGGATGTGGGCCACATCATGCCTGGAGGTTAGCCACCACATCTGGTTTCAGCTGTCAGTGCAGACGTACAGCAGCTGCCTCCTTTATCGTACTCATGATCTCTTTCACAGATGGGGAGCTTAAACATATGTAATTTTCTAATGTTTTTCGCCAAATTGTGCGTTCCAGCTCTTATGTGCATTGTAAAACCGGACGGGCCTCCACAGCTGTGTAAGACAGATGAGATTGGAGAGATTGTCATCAACTCTCGGGCTGGAGGCACCATGTACTACGGTCTTCCTGGTGTTACCAAGAACACATTTGAGGTCTGTCCTAGACAGATTTTTAATCTGCTCTAATCACTTCTTTGCCTCATTATCTTCTTCCAACTGAGTGTAACCTGTGATCTGCTGTGACTGTGGAAATTGTGGTATGAGACAGCAATGTACTGTATGTTGCACTGGGATCAGCTCTGGTCCTCCTCAAACTTGCGTAATCTATGGTGTATTAAAACTTTTGATGCATGCTTGCATTATCCATTTATTGGTGACACGGATATTATTGTATTTGTATTTAAGTTGACCTCGAGAGGCATAAGAGGACTATTTCCACACCCTCAAAGTTGTTCGTTTCACCATCGTCCCTgactatttttttaatattttcagTTACTTAATGATCCATAGTAGTAAAGCTACAGTAATCTCATACTGACATCACTTTCACGTCCAGTGTCAGGGATGACTTTTACTCTGCAGTGTATTTGAGTTCAGTCCCTCTGATCTTTCTACTAATTTGTACTTTAGGTGATCCCTGTCAACCAAGCCGGAGCACCCATCGGAGAAATTCCATTCTCTCGGACTGGTTTGCTTGGATTTGTGGGACCGGTATGGaacacatttttattattatgacTGTatatttgggcttgttttgctaATTTAAATCAGCCAATGAGAAATATTTTTGTTCAAGATTTTCGTAAATATTTTtgtgcctaaaaaaaaaaattacatctcAATATAAGAAAGAATAGATCCTGGGTTGAAAAGTCCTGGAATGTTCCTCTTAAGTAGAATACATTACAGCTGATAGTCGGCACTTTGTGAAGATGAATGTGTCTGCTCCACAGGGaagtcttgtgtttgttgtgggGAAGATTGAGGGACTCCTGACAGTGAGCGGGCGACGCCATAATGCCGACGACCTGGTTGCCACCGCGTTAGCAGTGGAGCCTGTCAAAACAGTTTACAGGGGGAGGTATGACACTACGTGCTGCCTGTGAGCCAGTGCGTGCATTCTGGATGCActctctggggaaaaaaattccAGCAAACGATACGTGAAAGTATTTTTTATATACTATGCTCTTTCTCATCCATGCAGGATTGCTGTGTTCTCTGTGACAGTGTTTTTTGACGAGAGAATAGTGATTGTGGCAGAACAGAGGCCTGATGCCAATGAAGAAGACAGCTTCCAGTGGATGAGTCGAGTTCTTCAGGTCAGTTTTACATCAGCTGAAATTgctgttttttagttttttttttttttttttttagggtgtCATCCTAACTGAAACCGAAAGAGGCAAATACTCATTGCATTGTGTAAATCTTCCATCCGTTTAACTCACTTCATGCATGTTTCCTCTAAAGGCCATCGACAGTATCCACCAGGTTGGCCTTTACTGCCTCGCTCTCGTCCCAGCCAACACTCTCCCAAAGACGCCCCTGGGAGGCATCCACATCTACGAAACCAAGCAGAGCTTTTTGGAGGGAAACCTGCACCCCTGCAATATCCTTATGTGCCCACACACCTGTGTTACAAACATGCCCAAGCCTCGTCAGAAACAGCCAGGTGAGCAATATTGGGCATCATCTGTGTATACTAAACAAAGCTGCAGCATGAATATATACATCTCGGTGTGTATTGTGTGACTCATTGGAATCGGCAGCTTTCTATGTTGTGCAGCAGTACATTACTACCAGCCCTCACACCACTCTTTGCGGTGCTCCCAGAGGTTCCTTCGCTGACCACTTTCAGTTGTGCATTTGCGGCTCGCACTGAatttttttcactgtgtgaagcAAAGACACTTTTTTGAGGCATTTttgagaggagaaaaagaagagaagctACAGGAAGCCAAATCCAGAAAGGAGGCCAAATATGAGAGATGATTGTGGTTGTTagtccaaaaaaaaccccacgtGTCTTGACATGTTACGGGCAGGCGTTTATCGGCACGGTTTGTGTCACACTTTAGGTCATTTTGCACTGAATGTTCTCCCTCAgactactttaaaaaaaaaaaaaaaaaaaaaaaactttacaccAGAGCTTCGTGTTGACAGTCTGATCTTAAGAGATAAATTCATTTTGCCCAAACCTGTTGATGTCAGAGAAGCAATAAGCGCGCTCTTAGTCGCAGTCTTCACCTGACATACTTTCTTTAGTCTTAGACATTGCGGATTCATTCACTAGAGATCACTCTTTGGTCTCCTGAATGTCAtcactgatgcagctttcagcaCCATGGATGATCCCCACCATGACGGTCAGGAAGGTTCAGGtttaaacagaatttcttgttttctctctttAGAGGTATGCGGTAAAATTACAAATGCAAACCTGCTTGTCAGTACCTTCAGAAGACAGAAAGACTTTCAGGGAGTGTTCCAAGCACGGCAGGAAAGCCGGGTGCACAAAGTGGCTACTTTTAGAGGAATAGTAGCCAAATTCATTGGCTCATTCGAGTCGTTTTGAAAGTTTCATCATTTTTCATAATTCGCTCATCAGTTTGGCAATTTCTGAATTTGTACTGCTTGCATCATGTCTGCTGCTTCTGACTGTTAAATTTCTCTCTCTGATTGTTTTTGATCTGCTAAGTGGATGTTGGTCCAGCTTCTATGCTGGTCGGTAACTTGGTGGCAGGGAAGCGGATTGCCCAGGCGACGGGCAGAGAGCTGGGTGTGGTGGAGGACCAGGATCTCATTCGAAAGGTACCACCAAACAGGCCGGTCTTTACTTTGAACACACCGTGCACTGAACTGACTGTTAATAAAGGACGTAGCATCCTTCAACACGCAGTCAGGAAAATGAACCATTCCTTGAGTGACTTTTTCAACAATTCAACTTGTAATACTTTGAATTGTTAAATTTGAAGCAATGCATGTCTATAGCAATAACATCAATGCCATCCTTTATGACGGCGCTGCTTTTATTTGTGCCATGTTGTCTAACCGATTAGTTTTAGACAACACAAGATTAAAAAGATATTTAGGTAGTTAATTGTTTAAGCCACACTGATTTAATGTGATTGGAAATGTAACATTTTGGGACTTAAATAGAAAATAGTAtacaaatctcttcaaatgaaTCCAAAGGACAATTTAAACATGCTCTGAATATGTTTACCAAGTTAAatatgattgtttttttgttttttttatatctacCAGATAAAATGGATGCTGTTGTTTTATCTTAAacctctgttgttgttgttctgccTTTACTTGGGTTGGGCTTTAGCTCTGTATGTGGCCCACCATGATGGTAAGGCTCTAGTCTGGCCCCAAACCGTCTCTGCTTGTGCTGCTTCTGTCAGTCACAtgtgcttctgcagctgcaacAACCCGACAGCGTCCAGCGACAGCTTGGCCCAGTGTGATGACTGTCCTGGCCGGCTCCTTTGCCAGCAGGGGTCCACGCATTTACTCTTATCAAACATTCATAGATGTGAGGCTGAAACGGAAGTTTGACACTACTGTGTGTGCCTAACTATGTATATACTACTATGTTAGACAAAGTTCTTGTTTTAAGCACCAAAAGTATCTTCTAGGAGAA
This window contains:
- the dip2ba gene encoding disco-interacting protein 2 homolog B-A isoform X3, which gives rise to MADRGVDLSALPKEVRDQLAELDLELSEGDITQKGYEKKRAKLLASYIPHLPNVGLSLPDVQLSPSHSADPSPSPEAPGPSTSSASRHHRAHRSGGARDERYRSDIHTEAVQAALAKHKEEKMALPMPTKRRSAFVQSPLDTCTPPDTSSASEDDGSLRRKAALSAVLAQSLQSPDYWINRSVQSSSTSSSASSTLSHGEPKTQPQPQPPPAASLLADVLAHTRIENSVPPDVTSSTPQDRGSRVDVPPAVKGMSRGQSRSSILDTADGVPVNSRVSTKIQQLLNTLKRPKRPPLSEFFLDDSEEIVEVPQPDPNTPKPEGRQIIPVKGEPLGVVSNWPPALQAALARWGATQAKSPALTVLDITGKPLYTLTYGKLWSRSLKLAYTLLNKLGTKTEPVLQPGDRVALVYPNSDPGMFWVAFYGCLLAEVIPVPIEVPLSRQDAGSQQIGFLLGSCSVSLALTSEVCLKGLPKTPNGEIVQFKGWPRMKWVVTDTKYLTKPSKDWQPHIPTANTDTAYIEYKASKEGTVMGVAVSKISMLTHCQALTQACNYCEGETLVNVLDCKKDMGLWHGVLTSVMNRIHTITVPYAVMKACPISWVQRVHIHKVRVALVKCRDLHWAMMAHKDQKDTNLSSIRMLIVADGANPWSVSSCDAFLNVFQSHGLKPEAICPCATSPEALTVAIRRPGARGAPLPARAILSMGGLSHGVIRVNTEDKNSALTVQDVGHIMPGALMCIVKPDGPPQLCKTDEIGEIVINSRAGGTMYYGLPGVTKNTFEVIPVNQAGAPIGEIPFSRTGLLGFVGPGSLVFVVGKIEGLLTVSGRRHNADDLVATALAVEPVKTVYRGRIAVFSVTVFFDERIVIVAEQRPDANEEDSFQWMSRVLQAIDSIHQVGLYCLALVPANTLPKTPLGGIHIYETKQSFLEGNLHPCNILMCPHTCVTNMPKPRQKQPVDVGPASMLVGNLVAGKRIAQATGRELGVVEDQDLIRKHQFLSEALQWRAQTDPDHVLYVLLNAKGAAVCTATCAQLHKRAEKITATLMERGGLKPGDNVVLLYPPGIDLIAAFYGCLYAGVIPVTVRPPHPQNLTATLPTVRMIIDVSKAVCILTTQPLMRILRSREAAASVNVKTWPTIIDTDDLPRKRPPHIYKPPTAEMLAYLDFSVSTTGMLTGVKMSHAAVSTLCRSIKLQCELYSSRQIAICLDPYCGLGFVLWCLSSVYSGHQSILIPPLELESSLPLWLSTLSQYKIRDTFCSYSVMELCTKGLGTQTEMLKVRGLNLSCVRSCVVIAEERPRLALTQSFSKLFKDLGLSPRAVSTAFGSRVNLAICLQGTSGPDPSTVYVDMKSLRHDRVRLVERGAPQSLPLMESGTILPGVRVIIVNPETRGPLGDSHLGEIWVNSAHSASGYYTIYGEESLQADHFNTRLSFGEPQTLWARTGYLGFIKRTELLDASGDRHDALFVVGSLDETLELRGLRYHPIDIETSVSRAHRSIAESAVFTWTNLLVVVAELSGSEQEALDLVPLVTNVVLEEHHLIVGVVVIVDPGVIPINSRGEKQRMHLRDSFLADQLDPIYVAYNM
- the dip2ba gene encoding disco-interacting protein 2 homolog B-A isoform X1, giving the protein MADRGVDLSALPKEVRDQLAELDLELSEGDITQKGYEKKRAKLLASYIPHLPNVGLSLPDVQLSPSHSADPSPSPEAPGPSTSSASRHHRAHRSGGARDERYRSDIHTEAVQAALAKHKEEKMALPMPTKRRSAFVQSPLDTCTPPDTSSASEDDGSLRRKAALSAVLAQSLQSPDYWINRSVQSSSTSSSASSTLSHGEPKTQPQPQPPPAASLLADVLAHTRIENSVPPDVTSSTPQDRGSRVDVPPAVKGMSRGQSRSSILDTADGVPVNSRVSTKIQQLLNTLKRPKRPPLSEFFLDDSEEIVEVPQPDPNTPKPEGRQIIPVKGEPLGVVSNWPPALQAALARWGATQAKSPALTVLDITGKPLYTLTYGKLWSRSLKLAYTLLNKLGTKTEPVLQPGDRVALVYPNSDPGMFWVAFYGCLLAEVIPVPIEVPLSRQDAGSQQIGFLLGSCSVSLALTSEVCLKGLPKTPNGEIVQFKGWPRMKWVVTDTKYLTKPSKDWQPHIPTANTDTAYIEYKASKEGTVMGVAVSKISMLTHCQALTQACNYCEGETLVNVLDCKKDMGLWHGVLTSVMNRIHTITVPYAVMKACPISWVQRVHIHKVRVALVKCRDLHWAMMAHKDQKDTNLSSIRMLIVADGANPWSVSSCDAFLNVFQSHGLKPEAICPCATSPEALTVAIRRPGARGAPLPARAILSMGGLSHGVIRVNTEDKNSALTVQDVGHIMPGALMCIVKPDGPPQLCKTDEIGEIVINSRAGGTMYYGLPGVTKNTFEVIPVNQAGAPIGEIPFSRTGLLGFVGPGSLVFVVGKIEGLLTVSGRRHNADDLVATALAVEPVKTVYRGRIAVFSVTVFFDERIVIVAEQRPDANEEDSFQWMSRVLQAIDSIHQVGLYCLALVPANTLPKTPLGGIHIYETKQSFLEGNLHPCNILMCPHTCVTNMPKPRQKQPVDVGPASMLVGNLVAGKRIAQATGRELGVVEDQDLIRKLCMWPTMMHQFLSEALQWRAQTDPDHVLYVLLNAKGAAVCTATCAQLHKRAEKITATLMERGGLKPGDNVVLLYPPGIDLIAAFYGCLYAGVIPVTVRPPHPQNLTATLPTVRMIIDVSKAVCILTTQPLMRILRSREAAASVNVKTWPTIIDTDDLPRKRPPHIYKPPTAEMLAYLDFSVSTTGMLTGVKMSHAAVSTLCRSIKLQCELYSSRQIAICLDPYCGLGFVLWCLSSVYSGHQSILIPPLELESSLPLWLSTLSQYKIRDTFCSYSVMELCTKGLGTQTEMLKVRGLNLSCVRSCVVIAEERPRLALTQSFSKLFKDLGLSPRAVSTAFGSRVNLAICLQGTSGPDPSTVYVDMKSLRHDRVRLVERGAPQSLPLMESGTILPGVRVIIVNPETRGPLGDSHLGEIWVNSAHSASGYYTIYGEESLQADHFNTRLSFGEPQTLWARTGYLGFIKRTELLDASGDRHDALFVVGSLDETLELRGLRYHPIDIETSVSRAHRSIAESAVFTWTNLLVVVAELSGSEQEALDLVPLVTNVVLEEHHLIVGVVVIVDPGVIPINSRGEKQRMHLRDSFLADQLDPIYVAYNM